A section of the Paenibacillus aurantius genome encodes:
- a CDS encoding Gfo/Idh/MocA family protein — MTLRIGFIGVGGIAQHHMLQLKEIPEAQIVLVYDVNREAAEQTAAGLGARAAGSPDEVLDKSRVDAVYVCVPPFAREELEVTAARRGIPFFVEKPLGVDLELVRRKAEVIRESGVLHAVGYVLRYYDTVQMAKDYLQNKPYHLVQASRLGGSHPSKWWKQLDLSGGNLVDAATHQVDLLRYVGGEFKEVFASFGQTAIHQLDPDATIYDSGSLSFTMQSGAVGSLTESCMSTIHPGNEVRVYGSDFFLELSGNGRTLLIKDAGGEQTWTSEKNAFLEQARAFLQAVSSGSRELILCDYEDGLKTLEFTLAANRSGLERRVVELT, encoded by the coding sequence ATGACTTTGCGAATAGGTTTTATTGGAGTGGGCGGAATTGCCCAGCATCATATGCTGCAGCTGAAAGAAATTCCCGAAGCTCAGATTGTGCTGGTATACGACGTGAACCGGGAAGCCGCGGAGCAAACGGCTGCCGGGCTTGGGGCAAGAGCAGCCGGAAGTCCCGATGAAGTATTGGACAAAAGCCGGGTGGACGCCGTCTATGTGTGCGTGCCGCCTTTTGCGCGGGAGGAGCTGGAGGTGACGGCAGCCCGGCGGGGAATCCCCTTCTTCGTGGAAAAGCCGCTTGGCGTTGATTTGGAGCTGGTCCGCCGCAAAGCAGAGGTAATCCGGGAGAGCGGCGTCCTCCATGCGGTCGGCTATGTCCTGCGCTATTACGATACGGTACAGATGGCCAAGGACTATCTGCAGAACAAGCCGTATCACCTGGTACAAGCGAGTCGTCTCGGAGGAAGTCATCCATCCAAATGGTGGAAGCAGCTGGACCTGTCGGGCGGGAATCTGGTGGATGCGGCCACGCATCAGGTGGACCTGCTGCGATATGTGGGCGGAGAGTTCAAGGAGGTTTTTGCGTCCTTCGGCCAAACGGCCATCCATCAGTTGGACCCGGACGCAACCATCTACGATTCGGGCTCGCTGTCCTTTACTATGCAGTCGGGAGCGGTAGGCAGCCTCACCGAATCCTGCATGTCGACTATCCATCCAGGCAACGAGGTGCGGGTGTACGGAAGCGACTTCTTCCTGGAATTAAGCGGAAACGGAAGAACCTTGCTGATCAAGGATGCGGGTGGGGAGCAGACCTGGACCTCCGAGAAGAACGCCTTCCTGGAACAGGCGCGGGCCTTCCTTCAGGCCGTATCCTCCGGGTCCCGGGAACTCATTCTCTGCGACTATGAAGACGGGCTGAAAACACTCGAATTCACATTAGCGGCGAACCGGTCGGGCTTGGAACGGCGGGTCGTGGAGCTCACCTAG
- a CDS encoding LysR family transcriptional regulator, whose amino-acid sequence MTINYELYKVFYWAAKTNSLTQAAKMLHLTQPSVSHSIKQLEDRFGLTLFYRSSKGVTLTSEGAVLFSYIEQSQTLLTLAEEKMAALKNLDSGELRIGGSDSLFKHYLQPYLEEFHRHHPGIRLHLKHGTTPEIIAFLKEGSIDMGVVRLPIVDPQLKVRENIQLQDGFVAGTRYAELKGKRLSLDQLLQYPIILFSRNSRARTGITELFQSYGYAIKPEIEVGSVELLIEFARNGLGISYITREFVAKELEEGSLFEIELDVDIPPSQVGILTMRHVPLSTCASQFIETME is encoded by the coding sequence ATGACCATTAACTACGAACTGTACAAAGTGTTTTACTGGGCAGCCAAAACCAACAGCCTGACCCAGGCGGCCAAAATGCTTCACCTGACCCAGCCGAGCGTCAGCCACTCCATCAAACAGCTGGAAGACCGGTTCGGCCTCACGTTGTTTTACCGCAGCTCCAAAGGCGTTACGCTTACGTCCGAGGGAGCCGTCCTGTTCTCGTATATCGAGCAGTCCCAAACCTTGCTCACGCTGGCGGAGGAAAAGATGGCCGCCCTCAAAAATCTGGACAGCGGAGAGCTGAGAATCGGCGGCAGCGATTCGTTGTTCAAGCATTACCTGCAGCCGTATCTCGAAGAGTTTCACCGTCATCATCCCGGAATCCGCCTCCACCTGAAGCACGGAACGACACCGGAGATCATTGCCTTCCTGAAGGAAGGCTCCATCGACATGGGCGTCGTTCGTTTGCCCATTGTGGATCCCCAGCTTAAGGTAAGGGAGAACATCCAGCTGCAGGACGGCTTCGTAGCCGGCACCCGTTATGCCGAGCTGAAGGGAAAAAGGCTGTCCCTGGACCAGCTCCTGCAGTACCCGATCATCCTGTTCTCCCGCAACAGCCGGGCCCGGACAGGCATAACGGAATTGTTCCAAAGCTACGGCTATGCCATCAAGCCCGAGATTGAAGTCGGGAGCGTGGAGCTGCTAATTGAGTTCGCCCGCAACGGACTCGGCATTTCCTACATCACCCGCGAATTCGTAGCCAAGGAGCTGGAGGAAGGGTCGCTGTTCGAAATTGAGCTCGACGTGGACATCCCTCCTTCTCAGGTCGGGATCCTGACCATGCGCCATGTGCCCCTCTCTACTTGCGCCAGTCAATTTATTGAAACGATGGAATAA
- the tkt gene encoding transketolase codes for MLITKTVEQLAVDTIRTLSIDAVNSANSGHPGLPMGAAPMAYALWANVMNHNPNHSKWFNRDRFVLSAGHGSALLYSLLHLFGYQVTIEDLKQFRQLNSRTPGHPEFGHTDGVEATTGPLGQGLANAVGMAMAEAHLASKFNRDAFPVVDHYTYALVGDGCLMEGISYEAMSMAGHMKLGKLIVLYDSNDISLDGPLSLSFGEQMKKRVESAEWEYLRVEDGNDLSSITEAIQAAKQNTEQPTLIEIRTIIGYGSKAAGTNKVHGNPLGKEEAKATKEAYGWMYEEEFSVPEEVKAHYAELRQKGQAKEEEWNELVRSYRAKHPELGQELERAMDGKVSLEAGDILTFDSSKALSTRVASGETINHLVGIVPSLFGGSADLSHSTMTDIRGEQKFAVESYSGRNVYFGVREHAMGAAGNGLALHGGVKPFVSTFFVFSDYLRPSIRLAALQKLPVVYVFTHDSIAVGEDGPTHEPVEHLAALRTIPGLTVIRPSDANETASAWAYALQQTEGPVALVLSRQNLPVLEATQGNLEGVARGGYILEETNGEPDLILIATGSEVTLALNTKAELEQQQLSVRVVAMPCREQFDRQPDAYKEQVLPASVTKRLVMEAGISLGWDRYAGTEGKVLSIESFGASGPGGAVMESFGFSVSNAVRLAKEILK; via the coding sequence ATGCTTATAACCAAAACAGTGGAGCAGTTAGCCGTCGATACGATCCGGACCTTGTCGATCGATGCGGTCAACAGCGCCAATTCGGGACATCCCGGGCTGCCGATGGGAGCGGCCCCGATGGCTTATGCGCTGTGGGCTAATGTCATGAACCACAACCCGAATCATTCTAAATGGTTTAACCGCGACCGCTTTGTGCTGTCCGCCGGACACGGCTCGGCGCTGTTGTACAGCCTTCTGCATCTATTCGGCTATCAGGTGACGATCGAGGACCTGAAACAATTCCGCCAGCTGAACAGCCGGACGCCGGGGCATCCCGAATTCGGCCATACGGATGGAGTGGAGGCTACGACGGGACCACTCGGGCAGGGATTGGCCAATGCCGTCGGAATGGCGATGGCGGAGGCGCATCTCGCCTCCAAATTCAATCGCGACGCTTTCCCGGTCGTCGACCATTATACGTATGCGCTGGTGGGCGACGGCTGCTTGATGGAAGGCATCTCCTATGAGGCGATGTCCATGGCCGGGCACATGAAGCTGGGCAAGCTGATCGTGCTGTATGATTCGAACGACATTTCGCTTGACGGGCCGCTTTCCCTCTCGTTCGGAGAACAGATGAAGAAGAGAGTGGAGTCCGCCGAATGGGAATATTTGCGGGTGGAGGACGGCAACGACCTGTCTAGCATCACCGAGGCGATCCAGGCCGCCAAGCAAAATACGGAGCAGCCGACCCTGATCGAAATCCGCACCATCATCGGGTACGGCAGCAAGGCGGCGGGGACGAACAAAGTCCACGGCAACCCGCTCGGGAAGGAAGAAGCCAAGGCGACGAAGGAAGCGTACGGCTGGATGTATGAGGAAGAGTTTTCCGTTCCGGAGGAAGTGAAGGCTCACTATGCCGAGCTCCGGCAGAAGGGGCAGGCCAAGGAAGAAGAGTGGAACGAGCTGGTCCGCTCCTACCGGGCGAAGCATCCCGAGCTCGGCCAGGAGCTCGAGCGGGCGATGGACGGCAAGGTCTCTCTGGAGGCGGGCGACATCCTTACCTTCGATTCGTCGAAGGCGCTATCCACCCGGGTCGCGAGCGGCGAGACCATCAATCATCTGGTAGGCATCGTTCCTTCGCTCTTCGGCGGCAGCGCCGATCTGTCCCATTCGACGATGACGGATATTCGCGGAGAACAGAAGTTTGCTGTAGAATCATATTCAGGGCGCAACGTTTACTTCGGCGTCCGGGAGCATGCGATGGGAGCGGCCGGCAACGGCTTGGCCCTGCACGGAGGCGTGAAGCCGTTCGTCAGCACGTTCTTCGTGTTCAGCGATTACCTGCGCCCCTCCATTAGGCTCGCGGCCCTGCAAAAGCTGCCGGTGGTCTACGTGTTTACTCACGATTCGATTGCCGTTGGCGAAGACGGGCCTACGCATGAGCCGGTGGAGCACCTCGCCGCGCTGCGCACCATCCCCGGACTGACGGTTATCCGGCCGTCCGATGCCAACGAGACGGCAAGCGCTTGGGCGTATGCGCTGCAGCAAACGGAGGGTCCGGTCGCCCTCGTGCTGAGCCGGCAGAACCTGCCTGTCCTGGAAGCGACCCAAGGGAACCTCGAAGGGGTGGCGCGAGGCGGCTACATCCTCGAAGAAACCAACGGAGAGCCGGACCTCATCCTGATCGCCACCGGTTCGGAAGTAACGCTTGCGTTGAACACCAAGGCGGAGCTCGAGCAGCAGCAGCTTTCGGTTCGTGTGGTGGCCATGCCTTGCCGGGAGCAATTCGACCGCCAACCGGACGCTTACAAAGAGCAGGTTCTGCCGGCTTCAGTGACCAAACGCCTGGTCATGGAAGCAGGGATTTCCCTCGGCTGGGACCGTTATGCGGGTACGGAAGGTAAAGTGCTGTCGATCGAGAGCTTCGGCGCTTCCGGACCAGGAGGAGCGGTCATGGAATCGTTCGGTTTCTCAGTAAGCAACGCCGTTCGTTTGGCTAAAGAAATCCTGAAGTAA
- the fsa gene encoding fructose-6-phosphate aldolase, with protein MKLFIDTANVEDIKKAYKVGLLSGVTTNPSLVAKEGVKFEDRIAEILQAVPEVESVSAEVTPDALTAEDMIAQANELIKINNGDKNITIKLPMTLEGLEACRYLTRKGVKTNVTLVFTVNQALLAARAGATYVSPFLGRLDDISEDGVLLVTKIAELFRIHNFDSQIIAASVRHPDHVTRVAMAGAHIATMPFSVIEQMAKHPLTDQGMAKFADDWKKTKLS; from the coding sequence ATGAAACTGTTTATTGACACGGCCAATGTAGAGGACATCAAGAAAGCCTATAAAGTCGGTCTTTTGTCCGGGGTTACGACCAACCCGTCACTGGTTGCCAAAGAGGGAGTAAAATTCGAGGACCGCATTGCCGAAATTCTGCAGGCGGTGCCCGAGGTGGAATCCGTTTCGGCCGAAGTCACGCCGGATGCTCTTACGGCAGAGGACATGATCGCGCAGGCCAATGAACTGATCAAGATTAACAACGGAGACAAGAACATCACCATCAAGCTTCCGATGACGCTCGAAGGGCTGGAGGCGTGCCGTTACCTGACCCGCAAAGGCGTAAAAACCAATGTGACGCTGGTCTTTACCGTCAATCAAGCACTCTTGGCCGCGCGGGCGGGAGCCACTTACGTATCTCCTTTCCTCGGCCGCTTGGATGACATCTCCGAGGACGGGGTTCTGCTGGTTACGAAAATCGCGGAGCTGTTCCGCATTCACAACTTCGATTCCCAAATTATCGCCGCCTCGGTCCGGCATCCGGACCATGTGACCCGGGTAGCGATGGCGGGCGCTCATATCGCCACGATGCCGTTCTCCGTCATCGAACAAATGGCCAAGCATCCCCTGACCGATCAAGGGATGGCCAAGTTTGCGGACGATTGGAAGAAGACGAAGCTTTCTTAG
- a CDS encoding glycoside hydrolase family 28 protein has product MNQPKTKELTWTMPEVHLPSIPGNTVRLTDYGAVGDGRTDNTEAFRRAIEDCVKAGGGRVVIPPGLWLTGPITLASRLELHAEEGAVVRFSRRYTDYPLISSTFEGGPSIRCQSPLNAESAEDVAITGKGVFDGGGEAWRPVKRWKMTEPQWNRLASSGGVVEESGEVWWPSEAARNGAAGVEQLLRKGKKEPEDFLPYRDYLRPNLLSFRKCKRILLDGPTFQNSAAWNLHPWASEHVTIRRVTVRNPWYAQNGDGLDLDSCRFALVEGCTFDVGDDAICLKSGKDEAGRALGLPTEYVTIRDCTVYHGHGGFVIGSEMSGGVRRVQISDCLFMGTDIGLRFKSARGRGGVVEDIHIERIRMTDIAGEAISFHLFYEGVEGSGTARDESHPVTEETPIFRNIQIRDVDCAGADKAFLVNGLAEMPLEGVSVRNYTATAREGVVCHQVNQLVLEDVTVFPTEGPLVKLHQSRNVEILRLGGAGGESDSRMLAVTGAASAHITCRDSRTAPTHRSVTSAPEVDSRTVVATDQ; this is encoded by the coding sequence ATGAACCAACCGAAAACAAAGGAATTGACATGGACCATGCCGGAGGTTCACCTTCCGTCCATACCGGGTAATACCGTGCGGTTAACCGATTACGGAGCGGTGGGAGACGGACGGACCGATAACACCGAAGCTTTCCGCCGGGCGATAGAAGATTGCGTTAAAGCCGGGGGAGGCCGGGTCGTCATCCCGCCGGGCCTATGGCTGACCGGGCCTATCACCCTGGCGAGCCGGCTGGAGCTGCACGCCGAGGAAGGGGCGGTCGTACGGTTTAGCCGACGCTATACGGATTATCCCCTCATTTCGTCTACGTTTGAAGGCGGGCCGTCTATCCGCTGTCAGTCGCCGCTGAATGCCGAGAGTGCCGAGGATGTGGCCATTACAGGAAAAGGGGTCTTCGACGGCGGGGGAGAGGCATGGAGGCCTGTGAAGCGTTGGAAAATGACGGAGCCCCAATGGAACCGCCTTGCAAGCTCCGGGGGTGTTGTGGAGGAGTCGGGAGAGGTATGGTGGCCAAGCGAAGCGGCCAGGAATGGGGCTGCGGGAGTGGAACAGCTGCTTCGGAAAGGGAAGAAGGAACCGGAGGACTTCCTGCCTTACCGGGATTATCTGCGGCCTAACCTCCTTAGCTTCCGCAAATGCAAACGCATTCTTCTGGACGGGCCGACCTTCCAAAATTCGGCTGCCTGGAATTTGCACCCGTGGGCCTCGGAGCACGTGACCATCCGCCGGGTAACGGTCCGCAATCCGTGGTATGCGCAGAACGGCGATGGCCTGGATCTGGATTCCTGCCGATTCGCTCTCGTGGAAGGATGCACGTTCGACGTGGGCGATGACGCCATCTGCTTAAAGTCCGGTAAAGATGAAGCCGGGCGGGCGCTCGGCCTGCCGACGGAATACGTAACCATTCGGGATTGCACCGTCTATCACGGGCATGGGGGATTCGTCATCGGCAGTGAAATGTCGGGCGGTGTCCGCCGGGTGCAGATTAGCGATTGTTTGTTTATGGGGACCGATATTGGGCTTCGTTTCAAGAGTGCCCGGGGACGAGGGGGAGTCGTGGAAGACATCCACATCGAACGAATCCGCATGACGGATATAGCGGGCGAGGCCATTTCCTTCCACTTGTTCTACGAAGGGGTGGAAGGCTCGGGTACGGCAAGAGATGAGAGCCACCCGGTAACGGAGGAGACCCCGATTTTCCGTAACATCCAGATCCGGGATGTGGACTGTGCCGGGGCGGATAAAGCCTTTCTCGTGAACGGCTTGGCGGAAATGCCGCTGGAAGGCGTGAGCGTGCGGAACTATACGGCCACGGCCCGGGAAGGGGTGGTCTGTCACCAGGTTAACCAGCTGGTATTGGAGGATGTTACGGTCTTCCCAACGGAGGGTCCGCTTGTGAAGCTTCACCAGAGCCGGAATGTGGAGATCCTCCGGCTGGGGGGAGCGGGAGGAGAGTCGGACTCGCGAATGCTGGCGGTCACCGGCGCCGCTTCCGCCCATATCACCTGCCGCGATTCCCGGACGGCACCCACGCACCGGAGCGTCACATCGGCTCCCGAGGTGGATAGCCGGACGGTCGTTGCCACGGATCAGTAA
- a CDS encoding helix-turn-helix transcriptional regulator — translation MNDLIEKKYKVEGESFAIQRMRRFGYSAMPRPHSHSFYELYGLLEGERVYFINGKVHTAQKGDMVLVVPHDFHSTASSQVEQFERVLIQFTPEFLRDTGRLLHLPLFQQSTLLRVPPKDQPELERLLLQLVGECKDEQPLYETYVRHLLSELLIRLHRVQAAGPVSPEPGHPMHQKVSEITAYIQTHYRNPLTLEQLAKHFYISPAYLSRIFLKLTGFHISEYIRVVRIREAQKLLRTTSEKVQAIAGQVGFEHISHFNKTFKKVAGVSPLHYRQDHRY, via the coding sequence ATGAATGACTTAATTGAAAAAAAGTACAAGGTAGAAGGCGAATCGTTTGCCATTCAACGGATGCGCCGCTTCGGGTATTCCGCCATGCCGCGTCCCCATTCTCATTCCTTCTATGAGCTGTACGGCCTGCTCGAGGGGGAACGGGTCTACTTCATAAACGGCAAAGTCCATACCGCACAAAAGGGCGACATGGTCCTTGTCGTCCCTCATGACTTTCACTCCACCGCCAGCTCCCAGGTGGAGCAGTTCGAGCGGGTGCTGATTCAGTTCACTCCCGAATTCCTCCGGGACACCGGCCGCCTGCTTCACCTGCCGCTCTTCCAGCAATCGACCCTGCTGCGGGTTCCTCCGAAGGATCAGCCCGAGCTCGAACGCCTTCTGCTCCAGCTGGTCGGGGAATGCAAGGACGAACAGCCGTTATATGAGACCTATGTCCGGCATCTGCTGTCCGAGCTCTTAATCCGGCTGCACCGGGTCCAGGCGGCCGGTCCCGTCTCGCCCGAGCCGGGCCATCCGATGCATCAGAAGGTATCGGAAATCACCGCGTATATCCAGACCCATTACCGGAATCCCTTAACGCTGGAGCAGCTGGCCAAGCACTTCTATATCAGTCCCGCCTATTTGAGCCGGATCTTTCTGAAGCTGACCGGCTTCCATATCAGCGAATACATTCGGGTCGTCCGCATACGGGAAGCCCAGAAGCTTCTCCGGACAACAAGCGAGAAGGTGCAGGCGATAGCCGGACAGGTCGGCTTCGAGCATATTTCCCATTTCAACAAAACGTTCAAGAAGGTGGCCGGGGTTTCCCCCTTGCACTACAGGCAGGACCATCGTTACTGA
- a CDS encoding glycoside hydrolase family 88/105 protein: MSNEHWQDPLLWADQFMERYREDGSEKFTRSWNYEIGCFLRALEECGRQSGDDRYFAYIRNRTDQYVQEDGSIRTYVREHYNLDQIHSGKLLFLLLEQTGEAKYRKAIENLIKQMKGHPRTEEGGFWHKKIYPFQMWLDGLYMAAPFLAQYGKLTGEESWFDTAAEQLVLVEKKTRNPENGLLHHAWDASGEQPWADSVTGRSPHVWSRAMGWYAMALVDTLDHLPEDHPKRGLLIGLMERMAGALVRVQDAETGLWPQVLDQSGREGNYLEASGTSMFAYALAKGARLGYLTGSAGEAARRGYEGLLRYLVREEEGGQVHLTQCNSVAGLGGSPYRDGTFAYYIGERVVEDDPKAVSPFILAGLENGRLHAAKERRG, encoded by the coding sequence ATGAGCAATGAGCATTGGCAGGATCCGCTGTTGTGGGCGGACCAATTCATGGAACGGTACCGGGAAGACGGCAGCGAAAAGTTTACCAGGAGCTGGAATTACGAAATCGGCTGCTTCCTGCGGGCGCTGGAGGAGTGCGGCCGGCAAAGCGGGGATGACCGGTATTTCGCCTATATCCGTAACCGGACGGACCAGTACGTTCAAGAGGACGGCAGCATCCGTACCTATGTGCGGGAGCATTACAATCTCGACCAGATCCATTCAGGCAAGCTTCTGTTTCTTCTGCTGGAGCAGACGGGGGAAGCCAAGTACCGGAAGGCAATCGAGAACTTGATCAAGCAGATGAAAGGACACCCCCGCACGGAGGAGGGCGGTTTCTGGCACAAAAAGATCTATCCTTTCCAGATGTGGCTGGACGGCTTGTACATGGCCGCTCCGTTCCTCGCTCAATACGGGAAACTCACCGGTGAAGAGAGTTGGTTTGACACGGCGGCGGAGCAGCTGGTCCTGGTCGAGAAGAAGACGCGTAATCCGGAGAACGGCTTGCTTCATCACGCATGGGACGCTTCCGGGGAGCAGCCTTGGGCGGACAGCGTGACCGGGCGCTCCCCGCATGTCTGGAGCCGCGCGATGGGCTGGTATGCAATGGCCCTGGTAGACACGCTCGATCATCTGCCGGAGGACCACCCGAAAAGGGGGCTGCTCATTGGGCTGATGGAGCGCATGGCCGGAGCGCTTGTCCGCGTCCAGGACGCCGAAACCGGGCTGTGGCCCCAGGTGCTCGACCAATCCGGCCGGGAAGGCAATTACTTGGAGGCTTCGGGCACCTCCATGTTCGCTTACGCGCTGGCCAAAGGCGCCCGGCTGGGGTATTTGACCGGGTCGGCGGGGGAAGCCGCACGCCGCGGGTATGAGGGCCTTCTCCGCTATCTTGTCAGGGAAGAAGAGGGCGGCCAGGTTCACCTGACGCAGTGCAACAGCGTAGCGGGACTCGGGGGCTCCCCTTACCGGGACGGCACCTTTGCTTACTATATCGGCGAGCGCGTCGTGGAGGATGACCCGAAGGCCGTCTCTCCCTTTATTCTGGCCGGTCTGGAAAACGGACGCCTTCACGCGGCAAAGGAGCGGAGGGGATGA